The proteins below are encoded in one region of Solenopsis invicta isolate M01_SB chromosome 8, UNIL_Sinv_3.0, whole genome shotgun sequence:
- the LOC105207973 gene encoding pro-resilin isoform X1, which yields MDLIVRQVLFALLASISLVLCEPPLSNQYGVPGNYAGGGHHGAQGGGNGFGGHYGGHEHQDYADNEPKAYEFGYSVKDQATGNDFGRQETSDGETVRGEYRVQLPDGRTQIVTYTADWRTGFHADVRYEGTASYPDQYNAGYGNAGQGFGYQGNQLGAGGSGYAGGNQGGYNYPSGGGQNFNANNYQFGSNAIDNSYNNFGGRNNYPGIPSPTYGPAFH from the exons gTACTGTTCGCCCTGTTGGCGAGCATCAGCCTCGTGCTCTGCGAGCCACCCCTCAGCAATCAGTATGGCGTTCCCGGAAATTACGCAGGTGGAGGTCATCATGGGGCGCAAGGTGGTGGGAACGGATTTGGTGGCCATTACGGTGGGCACGAACATCAAGATTATGCAGATAATGAG CCCAAGGCCTACGAGTTCGGCTATTCCGTGAAGGACCAGGCTACCGGAAACGATTTCGGTAGACAGGAGACGAGCGACGGCGAGACCGTGCGCGGCGAGTACAGAGTGCAGCTTCCGGACGGTAGGACGCAGATTGTCACCTACACCGCCGACTGGAGGACCGGCTTTCACGCCGACGTGAGATACGAGGGTACCGCGAGTTATCCAGACCAGTACAACGCCGGATACGGAAACGCTGGTCAAGGTTTCGGCTACCAGGGAAATCAACTCGGCGCTGGAGGCAGCGGATACGCCGGAG GTAACCAGGGCGGTTACAACTACCCATCGGGCGGTGGACAGAATTTCAACGCCAACAACTACCAATTCGGCTCCAATGCCATAGACAACAGTTACAACAATTTCGGTGGGAGGAATAATTACCCCGGAATACCGTCGCCTACGTACGGTCCTGCTTTCCATTAG
- the LOC105207973 gene encoding pro-resilin isoform X2 has translation MAISNKTVLFALLASISLVLCEPPLSNQYGVPGNYAGGGHHGAQGGGNGFGGHYGGHEHQDYADNEPKAYEFGYSVKDQATGNDFGRQETSDGETVRGEYRVQLPDGRTQIVTYTADWRTGFHADVRYEGTASYPDQYNAGYGNAGQGFGYQGNQLGAGGSGYAGGNQGGYNYPSGGGQNFNANNYQFGSNAIDNSYNNFGGRNNYPGIPSPTYGPAFH, from the exons gTACTGTTCGCCCTGTTGGCGAGCATCAGCCTCGTGCTCTGCGAGCCACCCCTCAGCAATCAGTATGGCGTTCCCGGAAATTACGCAGGTGGAGGTCATCATGGGGCGCAAGGTGGTGGGAACGGATTTGGTGGCCATTACGGTGGGCACGAACATCAAGATTATGCAGATAATGAG CCCAAGGCCTACGAGTTCGGCTATTCCGTGAAGGACCAGGCTACCGGAAACGATTTCGGTAGACAGGAGACGAGCGACGGCGAGACCGTGCGCGGCGAGTACAGAGTGCAGCTTCCGGACGGTAGGACGCAGATTGTCACCTACACCGCCGACTGGAGGACCGGCTTTCACGCCGACGTGAGATACGAGGGTACCGCGAGTTATCCAGACCAGTACAACGCCGGATACGGAAACGCTGGTCAAGGTTTCGGCTACCAGGGAAATCAACTCGGCGCTGGAGGCAGCGGATACGCCGGAG GTAACCAGGGCGGTTACAACTACCCATCGGGCGGTGGACAGAATTTCAACGCCAACAACTACCAATTCGGCTCCAATGCCATAGACAACAGTTACAACAATTTCGGTGGGAGGAATAATTACCCCGGAATACCGTCGCCTACGTACGGTCCTGCTTTCCATTAG